Proteins from a single region of Desulfobacter postgatei 2ac9:
- a CDS encoding M23 family metallopeptidase: MGYDYYLLKRADWDNTALHETIEGQKTELEDQRRQIQVFAAEIQGLKEQISKLGQLENQVRLIADIDKSGQSSGLWGIGGVPETNLDQEIPLDVHHNALIREMHHQVKQIRSVADKGKLDFKELIDKLEKKKNLLASSPSIKPVSGMITSPFGYRKCPFTGGKTFHSGLDISNRMGTKIVSTAAGKVVFAGRKNGYGNVVIIDHGYGKATKYAHLRDILVHKHQQVNRGETIATLGNTGRTTGPHLHYEVLVNGTPANPSKYILN, encoded by the coding sequence TTGGGGTATGATTACTATTTGCTTAAGCGGGCTGACTGGGATAACACAGCGCTCCATGAAACCATCGAGGGTCAAAAAACGGAACTTGAAGACCAGAGACGCCAGATCCAGGTGTTTGCCGCGGAAATTCAGGGACTAAAGGAACAAATCTCAAAACTTGGGCAATTGGAGAATCAGGTCCGCCTCATTGCCGATATTGACAAATCAGGGCAATCATCAGGCCTTTGGGGCATCGGCGGAGTACCGGAAACCAATCTGGATCAAGAGATACCCCTGGATGTCCATCATAACGCGTTGATACGAGAGATGCATCATCAGGTAAAACAGATCAGATCTGTTGCAGATAAAGGGAAACTGGATTTCAAAGAACTGATCGATAAATTGGAAAAAAAGAAAAACCTGCTGGCCTCATCCCCTTCCATCAAGCCGGTCTCAGGTATGATAACCTCGCCTTTTGGTTACCGCAAGTGCCCATTCACTGGAGGAAAAACATTTCATTCAGGTCTTGATATCTCCAACCGAATGGGCACTAAAATTGTTTCAACGGCGGCCGGTAAAGTGGTCTTTGCCGGACGAAAGAACGGCTATGGAAATGTCGTCATTATTGACCACGGATATGGGAAAGCTACCAAATATGCCCATTTAAGAGATATCCTCGTCCATAAACACCAACAGGTTAACCGCGGAGAGACAATTGCCACATTAGGCAATACCGGCCGAACCACCGGGCCCCATCTTCACTATGAGGTTCTTGTCAACGGGACCCCTGCCAACCCCTCAAAATACATTCTTAACTAG
- the argC gene encoding N-acetyl-gamma-glutamyl-phosphate reductase, which translates to MIKTAIAGASGYTGLELVKLISNHPKASLEAVTSNSYQGKAFTDIFPSMRGFESLVCTPFDAVALSSKVDVVFLALPHKVSMAFAPKLIDQGIKVIDLSADFRFDDAKAYEAVYQPHTAPKLLEESVYGLCELNRDRIRSARIIGNPGCYPTSILLPLVPLLKEKLISPQGLISDSKSGVSGAGRSLSLTTHFCEVNESFGPYKVGNHRHTPEINEVLTKAAGEPVSLTFVPHLVPVTRGMVSTIYAQTCENVAEKQIREALNKWYENEPFIRILPPDKFPNMSHIKGTNCCDIGFHLEPESGRLILVSGIDNLLKGASGQAVQNMNIMFDIDEKAGLDWVQTPL; encoded by the coding sequence ATGATTAAAACAGCAATAGCAGGCGCATCAGGCTATACCGGCCTCGAACTGGTCAAACTGATTTCCAACCACCCTAAGGCCAGCCTTGAAGCAGTGACCTCAAACTCATACCAGGGGAAAGCGTTTACCGACATATTTCCGTCCATGCGCGGATTTGAATCCCTGGTATGCACACCCTTTGATGCCGTTGCGCTTTCAAGTAAAGTGGATGTCGTATTTCTGGCCTTGCCCCACAAGGTATCAATGGCCTTTGCGCCAAAACTCATAGACCAGGGTATAAAAGTCATAGATCTTTCAGCGGACTTCAGGTTTGATGATGCCAAAGCATATGAAGCGGTATATCAGCCACACACTGCCCCAAAGCTTCTGGAGGAAAGTGTTTACGGCTTGTGTGAACTCAATCGGGATCGCATCAGAAGCGCAAGGATAATCGGGAATCCCGGGTGTTACCCAACATCCATCCTTCTGCCCCTGGTTCCGTTGCTCAAGGAAAAACTGATTTCTCCCCAGGGCCTTATTTCAGATTCTAAATCCGGGGTCAGCGGCGCAGGCCGCTCTCTTTCACTGACTACCCATTTTTGTGAGGTAAACGAATCTTTTGGTCCGTATAAAGTGGGCAATCACAGGCACACCCCTGAAATCAACGAGGTGTTAACCAAGGCAGCCGGAGAACCCGTTTCCCTGACCTTTGTTCCCCACCTGGTGCCCGTAACCCGGGGGATGGTTTCAACCATTTATGCCCAAACCTGTGAAAATGTCGCCGAAAAACAAATTCGCGAGGCCCTGAATAAATGGTACGAGAACGAACCCTTCATCAGGATTCTACCCCCGGATAAATTTCCGAACATGTCCCATATCAAGGGGACGAACTGCTGCGATATCGGCTTTCATCTGGAACCTGAATCAGGCCGACTGATACTGGTTTCCGGCATTGATAACCTGCTCAAAGGCGCTTCCGGTCAGGCCGTTCAGAATATGAATATTATGTTCGACATTGATGAGAAAGCCGGTTTGGATTGGGTGCAAACCCCGCTGTAG